The Kosakonia sp. SMBL-WEM22 sequence TCGCTTAAGGCATGGGTTTTATCCTGCGTTGTCGGATAGGACGGACAGGTTGTTGACGTTGCATGAACGCCACTCACGGATAAAAACAGCCCTGCGCTCAATAACAGCGTCTTACTCCACAACATAATAGTTATCTCCGTTATTTTCCGCGCGGGGTGCCTTATGAAAACGGATGGTGCGTTTGCTGACATAATGCGGTGTCGCGACTCGTTCACCACCAGGCAGTTTTTTATATGTCATCCACTGATCCAGAACCTGGATTCCGGAGGCATCCAGGCCCAAATAAATTGCGGCGTGAGAGCTGCCATCCGTATGGTTACCATAACGACCATTTGCATCAAAGGTAGCAATCGCCGTACCGGGTGCGATAGAGGTATTACCCTTTACTAACGCCCCTCGTTTCCATGCAACGGTACGCGGCATATTCGCCGCTTTTTGCGTGTACGCTACACACTGCCCATTACCTACAGACTTACCGACATAGGCTGACGGCGTGCTTGCGATATATGCCATGAGTTGACTTCCATCCATAATGTAAGTGCCGTCATTTTGCTCCTAATGTAAAGTTATGCAAATGAAGGAGTAGTGCCACGCTCAAATTAAGACTACTCCTGGTTTATTGCCATTTTCACAAGCGCTATCAGCAACTTATTAAAAAAAGGGATGATGCCCGTGCCTCTGTTGAGCTCGCGTCTCTGATGACCGATTCATGATTTCTGACTGACTGGCGAATGAGTGAGCCTCCGTAGAGGTTGGTGTACTGTTAACCTAACGGAAAAAGAGAATCTACCTATGAACGCCATAGAAAAAAGCCAGTCGATGAGATAGTGAAAGCTGCGGCTTTGACGAGTTATTTTAAAATAATAAATTTTTGAATATTTATCATAACCTATAATTCTACCTACATTGCATGTAGAGCATGAATAACAGATGTTGATTAACCTCAATTAAGCGTCACTATCAAGCCGCCGAAATTTCCACATGCACTAGCTTGATATAGCTGACAGGAGATACCCAGGCGCGGCGATCTGCGTTGTCAGACGCCGGTCGACGACATCCTGAATGATTTTGAGTCGATTAACTTCATCCAAAGTAAAAAACTCCGCTACATGAGCCGTCATCACAATCCCTTGAGGGTAAATCTACGTGACGGACATCTTAACTTAGCCCCGAACGGACATTACCACTTTGCTACTACATAGATGATGTCCATTTTCAGAAAAAGTTTGAGCTAATACACGTTATCAGTTCAGCGGTGTCAGAGCGCTCAGTTTAACAAAACCACGTCTGTTGCTCAGATGCCCTTTTTCCGCTTCATCGTAAATTGCAACATAGATCCACGCTTTATCGACGGTTCTGATTTTAG is a genomic window containing:
- a CDS encoding BPSL0067 family protein; this encodes MAYIASTPSAYVGKSVGNGQCVAYTQKAANMPRTVAWKRGALVKGNTSIAPGTAIATFDANGRYGNHTDGSSHAAIYLGLDASGIQVLDQWMTYKKLPGGERVATPHYVSKRTIRFHKAPRAENNGDNYYVVE